In Pseudomonas fluorescens, one genomic interval encodes:
- a CDS encoding alpha/beta fold hydrolase, protein MRKWLLALLIIGGNAHAAGVDAISPGRLQFEAGEMAVGISPAPEKIERVLIVIHGRLRNAETYRKSAERATELAGQTAHTLVIAPQFLNESDVALYSLPNTLLRWKGNEWMGGGLSTGPKPLSSYAALDAIVARVSDRKQFPDVQQIVIFGHSGGGQVVQRYALLAKEQPALKANGIRLRYVVANPSSYAYFNEQRPMAFDHAQCPGFNRWKYGLTDMPVYAGGQTPMQLESSYIKREVIYLLGQQDIDPQHPALDKSCAAEAQGAYRLERGKLFFGYLLRRHPEGVNQRLVEVPGVGHNGDGMLTSPEGLKALFD, encoded by the coding sequence ATGCGCAAATGGCTTCTGGCTTTACTGATCATCGGCGGTAACGCGCACGCGGCGGGCGTCGATGCCATCAGCCCCGGGCGCCTGCAATTCGAGGCCGGCGAAATGGCCGTCGGCATCAGCCCGGCACCGGAAAAAATCGAGCGGGTGCTGATCGTCATTCACGGTCGGCTGCGCAATGCCGAGACCTATCGCAAGAGTGCCGAGCGCGCCACCGAACTGGCCGGGCAAACCGCGCACACACTGGTGATCGCGCCGCAGTTTCTCAACGAAAGCGACGTCGCGCTGTACTCCCTGCCCAACACATTGCTGCGCTGGAAAGGCAACGAGTGGATGGGCGGCGGGTTATCCACAGGACCGAAGCCGCTGAGTTCCTACGCGGCACTTGACGCCATCGTTGCCCGGGTCAGCGACCGCAAGCAGTTTCCGGATGTGCAGCAGATCGTGATTTTCGGCCATTCCGGCGGCGGGCAAGTGGTGCAGCGCTACGCCCTGCTGGCCAAGGAGCAACCGGCGCTGAAGGCCAACGGCATTCGCCTGCGCTATGTGGTGGCCAATCCGTCGTCGTACGCGTATTTCAACGAACAGCGGCCGATGGCGTTCGATCACGCACAGTGCCCGGGTTTCAATCGCTGGAAGTACGGGTTGACCGACATGCCGGTGTACGCCGGTGGGCAAACGCCGATGCAGCTTGAGAGCAGCTACATCAAACGCGAGGTGATTTATCTGCTGGGGCAGCAGGACATAGACCCGCAACATCCGGCGCTGGACAAGAGTTGCGCCGCCGAGGCACAAGGCGCGTATCGGCTGGAACGCGGCAAGCTGTTTTTCGGCTACCTGCTGCGCCGGCATCCGGAAGGGGTCAATCAGCGGCTGGTTGAAGTGCCCGGGGTCGGGCATAACGGCGATGGGATGTTGACGTCGCCGGAGGGGCTGAAAGCGCTGTTTGATTAA
- a CDS encoding HAD family hydrolase: MSLSDVKHWVFDMDGTLTVAVHDFAAIRVALAIPPEDDILTHLAALPADEAAAKHAWLLEHERDLALGSKPAAGAVELVRDLHGRGYRLGILTRNARELAHVTLEAIGLADCFAVEDVLGRDEAPPKPHPGGLLKLAEAWNVPASEMVMVGDYRFDLDCGRAAGARTVLVNLPDNPWPELTDWHAQDCVELRRMLSV; this comes from the coding sequence ATGAGCCTGAGCGATGTGAAGCACTGGGTGTTCGACATGGACGGCACCCTGACCGTCGCCGTGCATGACTTTGCGGCGATCCGCGTGGCGCTGGCGATTCCGCCCGAGGACGACATTCTCACCCACCTCGCGGCGCTTCCCGCCGATGAAGCCGCGGCGAAACACGCGTGGTTGCTGGAGCATGAGCGCGATCTGGCGCTGGGTTCGAAACCGGCTGCCGGTGCGGTGGAGCTGGTGCGTGACCTGCACGGGCGCGGTTATCGGCTCGGCATCCTGACGCGCAATGCGCGCGAGCTGGCGCATGTGACACTTGAAGCGATTGGCCTGGCCGACTGCTTCGCCGTGGAAGATGTGCTGGGCCGCGATGAAGCGCCACCCAAGCCGCATCCCGGCGGGTTGCTGAAACTGGCCGAAGCCTGGAACGTACCGGCCAGCGAAATGGTGATGGTCGGGGATTACCGTTTTGACCTGGATTGCGGGCGGGCGGCCGGGGCGCGTACGGTGCTGGTGAATCTGCCGGACAACCCGTGGCCGGAGCTGACGGATTGGCATGCGCAGGATTGTGTCGAGTTGCGGCGGATGCTTTCGGTCTGA
- the tesB gene encoding acyl-CoA thioesterase II: MSQVLEDLVDLLTLEPIEENLFRGRSQDLGFRQLFGGQVLGQSLSAASQTVEEARHVHSMHGYFLRPGDAKLPVVYSVDRVRDGGSFSTRRVTAIQKGHPIFTCSASFQYDEAGFEHQSQMPVVVGPENLPSELELTQQRAHLIPEHMREKLLCPKPIEVRPVTEKDPYNPQPADPVKYVWFRADGALADIPALHKYLLAYASDFGLLTTSMLPHGKSVWQKDMQVASLDHALWFHNDLRADDWLLYAMDSPWAGNSRGFSRGSVYNRAGQLVASVTQEGLIRHRKDWA, from the coding sequence ATGAGCCAAGTGTTGGAAGATCTGGTCGACCTGCTGACCCTGGAGCCAATCGAGGAAAACCTGTTCCGTGGCCGCAGCCAGGACTTGGGTTTCCGTCAGTTGTTCGGTGGTCAGGTACTCGGTCAGTCGCTGTCGGCGGCCAGTCAGACGGTTGAAGAGGCGCGCCACGTGCATTCGATGCACGGTTATTTCCTGCGTCCGGGCGATGCCAAGTTGCCGGTGGTGTATTCGGTGGATCGCGTGCGTGACGGCGGCAGCTTCAGCACCCGACGGGTCACAGCGATCCAGAAGGGCCACCCGATCTTCACCTGCAGCGCTTCGTTTCAATACGACGAGGCAGGCTTTGAGCACCAGAGCCAGATGCCGGTGGTGGTCGGCCCGGAAAACCTGCCGTCGGAGCTGGAACTGACCCAGCAACGCGCGCACCTGATCCCCGAGCACATGCGCGAAAAATTGCTTTGCCCGAAACCGATCGAAGTGCGCCCGGTCACCGAAAAGGATCCGTACAACCCGCAGCCGGCCGATCCGGTGAAATACGTGTGGTTCCGTGCCGACGGTGCGCTGGCGGATATTCCGGCGCTGCACAAGTACCTGCTGGCCTACGCCTCGGACTTCGGTCTGCTGACCACCTCGATGCTGCCGCACGGCAAGTCGGTCTGGCAGAAAGACATGCAGGTCGCCAGCCTCGATCACGCGCTGTGGTTCCACAACGATCTGCGCGCCGATGACTGGTTGCTCTACGCGATGGACAGCCCGTGGGCCGGCAATTCCCGGGGGTTCTCCCGTGGCAGCGTGTACAACCGCGCCGGGCAACTGGTGGCGTCGGTGACCCAGGAAGGCCTGATTCGTCACCGCAAGGATTGGGCATGA
- a CDS encoding GNAT family N-acetyltransferase, which translates to MEPIQQLESARLLMRQWRDEDLPEFAAMCADPQVMRYFPAPLSRLESASMIGRVRGHFAEHGFGLWALERKDSGEFIGFTGLGVVGFDAPFTPAVEIGWRLAREHWGLGYASEAAWTALRAGFDRLGLKEIVSFTAQSNLPSEKVMQAIGMQHDPADDFDHPKLAVDHPLRRHLLYRITREQWLQTLHG; encoded by the coding sequence ATGGAGCCGATTCAGCAACTCGAAAGCGCACGCCTGCTGATGCGTCAGTGGCGCGACGAGGATTTGCCGGAATTTGCGGCGATGTGCGCCGATCCTCAGGTGATGCGTTACTTTCCGGCCCCGCTCAGCCGTCTCGAAAGTGCGTCGATGATCGGCCGGGTGCGCGGGCATTTTGCCGAGCACGGTTTCGGTCTGTGGGCGCTGGAGCGCAAGGACAGCGGTGAGTTCATCGGTTTCACTGGCCTGGGTGTGGTCGGTTTCGATGCGCCGTTCACCCCGGCGGTGGAAATCGGCTGGCGTCTGGCCCGCGAGCATTGGGGGCTGGGCTATGCCAGTGAGGCGGCGTGGACGGCATTGCGCGCAGGTTTTGATCGGCTGGGGCTGAAGGAAATCGTGTCTTTCACCGCCCAGAGCAATCTGCCGTCGGAGAAAGTCATGCAGGCGATTGGCATGCAGCACGATCCGGCCGATGATTTCGATCACCCCAAACTTGCCGTCGATCACCCGTTGCGGCGGCATCTGTTGTACCGAATTACCAGGGAGCAATGGCTGCAAACCCTGCATGGCTAA
- a CDS encoding histone deacetylase family protein, with translation MPLPLIYHEDYSPEFPADHRFPMDKFRLLRDHLVDSGLTRDADLLRPEICPNDILALAHDRSYIERYMSGELSREDQRRLGLPWNEALARRTVRAVGGSILAAKKALEHGLACHLAGGTHHAHYDYPAGFCIFNDLAIISHYLLQSGRVNRVLIFDCDVHQGDGTARILHDTPEAVTVSLHCEKNFPARKAESDWDIPLPNGMGDADYLQVVDDTLNYLLPLYQPDLVLYDAGVDVHKDDALGYLQLTDEGVAARDESVMRHCLGRDIPVVGVIGGGYSKDRHALARRHGILHHSAQRVWTSHGCH, from the coding sequence ATGCCCCTGCCGCTGATCTACCACGAAGACTACAGCCCCGAGTTTCCGGCGGATCACCGCTTTCCGATGGACAAATTCCGCTTGCTGCGCGACCACCTGGTCGACAGCGGCCTGACCCGCGACGCCGACCTGCTGCGTCCCGAGATCTGCCCCAACGACATCCTCGCCTTGGCCCATGACCGTAGCTATATCGAACGCTACATGAGCGGCGAGTTGTCTCGCGAAGACCAGCGGCGCCTCGGCCTGCCGTGGAACGAAGCCTTGGCGCGGCGCACGGTGCGGGCGGTCGGCGGCTCGATTCTGGCGGCGAAAAAAGCCCTCGAGCATGGTCTGGCCTGTCACCTCGCCGGCGGCACCCATCACGCTCACTACGACTACCCGGCCGGGTTCTGCATCTTCAACGACCTGGCGATCATCAGCCATTACCTGCTGCAAAGCGGTCGGGTGAACCGTGTGCTGATCTTCGATTGCGACGTGCATCAGGGCGACGGCACCGCGCGGATCCTCCACGACACCCCGGAGGCAGTTACCGTTTCCCTGCACTGCGAAAAGAATTTTCCGGCACGCAAGGCCGAAAGCGACTGGGACATCCCACTGCCCAACGGCATGGGCGATGCCGACTATCTGCAGGTGGTGGATGACACCCTCAACTACCTGCTGCCGCTGTATCAACCGGACCTGGTGCTGTACGACGCCGGGGTCGATGTGCACAAGGACGACGCCCTCGGTTATCTGCAGCTGACAGACGAAGGCGTCGCCGCCCGCGATGAAAGCGTGATGCGCCATTGCCTGGGCCGCGACATCCCGGTAGTCGGCGTGATCGGCGGCGGCTACAGCAAGGATCGCCACGCCCTCGCCCGCCGCCACGGCATCCTGCATCACAGCGCGCAACGGGTCTGGACGTCACACGGTTGTCACTAA
- a CDS encoding TIGR03862 family flavoprotein: MTQNSSSHPAHVAIIGGGPAGLMAAEVLSQAGVRVDLYDGMPSVGRKFLLAGVGGMNITHSEPYPAFLARYAERAPQIAPLLRGFDADALCRWIHELGIETFIGSSGRVFPTDMKAAPLLRAWLKRLRDSGVVIHTRHRWLGWDEHDALRIASPDGEITVKPDATLLALGGGSWSRLGSDGAWMLPLEQKGVGLAPLQPSNCGFEVQAWSEFLVSKFAGAPLKNVAIGLNDDVPRLGECVITATGVEGSLIYALSAPIREAINTQGSATVRIDLLPGRPVDKLQAALSKPRGSRSMAKHLHSQVGIDGVKAALLRELTDAATFADPALLARAIKALPLTLVKTRPLDEAISSAGGVTFEALDERLMLKALPGVFCAGEMLDWEAPTGGYLLTGCFASGRAAGIGMLQWLKSEVPA, from the coding sequence ATGACCCAGAACTCCTCCTCCCACCCCGCTCACGTCGCCATCATCGGCGGTGGCCCCGCCGGCCTGATGGCCGCCGAAGTGCTGAGCCAGGCCGGCGTGCGCGTCGATCTGTACGACGGCATGCCCTCGGTGGGGCGCAAGTTCCTGCTGGCCGGGGTCGGCGGCATGAACATCACCCACTCCGAGCCTTACCCGGCATTCCTCGCGCGCTACGCCGAACGCGCGCCGCAGATCGCGCCGTTACTGCGCGGTTTCGACGCCGACGCGTTGTGCCGCTGGATTCATGAACTGGGCATCGAAACCTTTATCGGCAGCTCCGGCCGAGTGTTCCCCACCGACATGAAAGCCGCGCCGCTGCTGCGCGCCTGGCTCAAACGCCTGCGCGACAGCGGCGTGGTTATCCACACCCGCCATCGCTGGCTCGGCTGGGATGAACACGATGCGCTGCGCATCGCCAGCCCCGACGGCGAAATCACCGTCAAACCCGACGCCACCCTGCTCGCCCTCGGCGGTGGCAGTTGGTCGCGGCTGGGTTCGGATGGCGCGTGGATGCTGCCCCTGGAGCAAAAAGGCGTAGGACTGGCGCCGTTGCAGCCGAGCAATTGCGGATTCGAGGTGCAGGCCTGGAGCGAGTTCCTTGTCAGCAAATTCGCCGGCGCACCGCTGAAAAATGTCGCCATCGGTTTGAACGACGACGTGCCACGCTTGGGCGAATGCGTGATTACCGCAACCGGGGTCGAAGGCAGCCTGATCTATGCGCTGTCGGCACCGATTCGCGAGGCGATCAATACGCAGGGTTCAGCCACCGTGCGCATTGATCTGTTGCCCGGCCGACCTGTGGATAAATTGCAGGCAGCGTTGAGCAAGCCACGCGGTTCACGCTCGATGGCCAAGCATCTGCACAGTCAGGTCGGAATTGATGGGGTGAAAGCGGCGTTGTTGCGCGAGCTGACCGACGCAGCAACCTTCGCTGATCCGGCGTTGTTGGCGCGGGCGATCAAGGCGTTGCCGCTGACCTTGGTGAAAACCCGTCCGCTTGACGAAGCGATCAGCAGTGCCGGTGGCGTGACGTTCGAAGCGCTGGATGAACGTTTGATGCTCAAGGCGTTGCCGGGCGTATTTTGCGCGGGGGAAATGCTGGATTGGGAAGCGCCGACGGGCGGGTATCTGCTGACCGGGTGTTTTGCCAGCGGGCGGGCGGCGGGGATTGGAATGTTGCAGTGGCTCAAGTCCGAGGTGCCTGCCTGA
- a CDS encoding DEAD/DEAH box helicase, whose protein sequence is MTFATLGLIEPLLRSLEKLGYQTPTPVQAQAIPAVLAGRDLMAAAQTGTGKTAGFALPLLQLLAMEGPKVAANSARALILVPTRELAEQVHESVRQYAENLPLRTYAVYGGVSINPQMMKLRGGVDVLVATPGRLIDLFRQNALKLDQLQTLVLDEADRMLDLGFSEELANIYRMLPKKRQTLLFSATFSDDIRLLAGQMLNDPLSIEVSPRNVAANTVKQWVVTVDKKRKPELFVHLMRKNKWKQVLVFAKTRNGVDALVEKLQGLGVNADGIHGDKPQATRQRALDRFKLSEVQILVATDVAARGLDIEDLPLVVNFDLPIVAEDYIHRIGRTGRAGATGEAISLVCADEVNMLSAIEMLTRQTLKRQNEPDFEPEHRVPDTDASGQVIKKPKKPKKPKASGGGGKRNLGKWVDSGDTQAPEPSIKPVRKVPVFNTGPRKRKP, encoded by the coding sequence ATGACTTTCGCCACCCTTGGCCTGATCGAACCCTTGCTGCGCTCCCTCGAGAAGCTCGGCTACCAGACTCCAACGCCGGTCCAGGCGCAAGCCATTCCGGCCGTTCTGGCCGGTCGCGACCTGATGGCTGCGGCCCAGACCGGCACCGGCAAGACCGCCGGTTTCGCCTTGCCGCTGCTGCAGTTGCTGGCCATGGAAGGACCGAAAGTGGCCGCCAATTCGGCGCGTGCACTGATTCTGGTGCCGACCCGCGAGCTGGCGGAGCAGGTTCATGAGTCGGTGCGCCAATACGCTGAAAACCTGCCATTGCGCACGTATGCGGTGTACGGCGGCGTCAGCATCAACCCGCAGATGATGAAGCTGCGCGGCGGCGTTGATGTGCTGGTCGCCACGCCTGGTCGCCTGATCGACCTGTTCCGCCAGAACGCGTTGAAACTCGATCAGTTGCAAACCCTGGTGCTCGATGAAGCCGACCGCATGCTCGACCTGGGCTTCTCCGAAGAACTGGCGAACATTTACCGCATGTTGCCGAAGAAGCGCCAGACGCTACTGTTCTCCGCGACCTTCTCCGACGACATCCGCCTGCTGGCCGGGCAGATGCTCAACGATCCGCTGAGCATCGAAGTCAGCCCGCGCAACGTCGCGGCCAACACCGTCAAGCAGTGGGTGGTGACGGTGGACAAGAAGCGCAAGCCGGAACTGTTCGTGCACCTGATGCGCAAGAACAAGTGGAAGCAGGTGCTGGTGTTTGCCAAGACCCGCAATGGAGTGGACGCGCTGGTGGAAAAACTCCAGGGCCTGGGTGTGAACGCCGACGGTATCCACGGCGACAAACCGCAGGCGACCCGTCAACGTGCGCTGGATCGTTTCAAGCTCAGCGAAGTGCAGATTCTGGTGGCCACCGACGTCGCTGCCCGTGGTCTGGATATCGAAGATTTGCCGCTGGTGGTCAACTTCGACCTGCCGATCGTCGCCGAGGATTACATCCACCGCATCGGTCGTACTGGCCGTGCGGGCGCGACGGGCGAGGCGATCTCGCTGGTGTGCGCGGATGAAGTAAACATGCTCTCGGCAATCGAGATGCTCACCCGCCAGACCTTGAAGCGTCAGAACGAGCCGGATTTCGAACCTGAGCACCGCGTGCCGGATACCGATGCCAGCGGTCAGGTGATCAAGAAGCCGAAGAAACCGAAAAAGCCGAAAGCATCCGGCGGCGGTGGCAAGCGCAATCTGGGCAAGTGGGTCGACAGTGGCGACACCCAGGCGCCGGAGCCGTCGATCAAGCCTGTGCGTAAAGTGCCGGTGTTCAATACCGGGCCGCGTAAGCGCAAGCCTTAA
- the yedA gene encoding drug/metabolite exporter YedA, which translates to MPALRRFSLPLIAAFFALYVIWGSTYLVIRLGVEYWPPLMLGGVRFVIAGSLMYAFLRWRGAPAPTWAQWKAAGIIGILLLSFGNGAVSVAEHTGVASGVAALAVATVPLFTLLCGYFWGARNTRLEWAGVALGIVGIAMLNMGSNLQSSPLGAALLIFAAATWAFGSVWSKHLPLPQGAMASAVEMLVGGVVLLIGSAVSGEHLQALPPMEGWLALGYLIFFGSIIAFNSYMYLLKHVRPAAATSYAYVNPAVAVLLGIVFVGETIGMEEALAMLVIISAVVLIGLPQWRRPAQPLVAEPPKTAIPAEQRVN; encoded by the coding sequence ATGCCTGCCTTGCGCCGTTTTTCCTTGCCGTTGATCGCCGCGTTTTTCGCGCTGTATGTGATTTGGGGATCAACCTATCTGGTGATCCGCCTCGGCGTCGAATACTGGCCACCACTGATGCTCGGCGGGGTGCGCTTCGTGATTGCCGGCAGCCTGATGTACGCCTTCCTGCGCTGGCGCGGGGCACCGGCGCCGACCTGGGCGCAATGGAAAGCGGCGGGGATCATCGGGATTCTGCTGCTCAGTTTCGGTAACGGCGCGGTCAGTGTCGCCGAGCATACTGGCGTGGCTTCCGGCGTGGCGGCACTGGCGGTGGCGACGGTGCCGTTGTTCACCTTGCTCTGCGGCTATTTCTGGGGCGCGCGCAATACGCGCCTCGAATGGGCCGGGGTGGCGTTGGGAATTGTCGGCATCGCCATGCTCAACATGGGTTCCAACCTGCAATCGAGCCCGCTGGGCGCGGCGCTGCTGATTTTTGCGGCGGCGACTTGGGCGTTCGGCTCGGTGTGGAGCAAACACCTGCCGCTGCCGCAAGGGGCAATGGCCAGTGCCGTGGAGATGCTGGTGGGTGGCGTGGTGCTGTTGATCGGCAGCGCAGTGAGCGGCGAACACCTGCAAGCCTTGCCGCCGATGGAAGGCTGGCTGGCCTTGGGTTATCTGATCTTCTTCGGCTCGATCATCGCCTTCAATTCCTACATGTACCTGCTCAAGCACGTGCGTCCGGCGGCGGCCACCAGTTATGCCTACGTCAACCCGGCGGTGGCGGTGTTGCTGGGGATCGTGTTTGTCGGCGAGACCATCGGCATGGAAGAAGCGCTGGCGATGCTGGTGATCATCAGTGCCGTGGTGCTGATCGGTCTGCCGCAGTGGCGGCGGCCGGCGCAGCCGCTCGTCGCGGAGCCGCCGAAGACCGCCATTCCAGCAGAGCAACGTGTGAATTAG
- a CDS encoding Lrp/AsnC family transcriptional regulator: MDKYDRMLLSALLENGRASYADLARKVNLSAPAVAERVAKLEAAGVITGYQANIDLSKIGLPIQCMIELRLHQNGSQKVYDELVKIPQLTECFRVTGDPCVMMKGAVGSMTELEELINRVAKFGFSKTSIVLSSAIEKRVPLSHIEGNGK, translated from the coding sequence TTGGACAAATACGACCGCATGCTGCTCAGCGCCCTGTTGGAAAACGGGCGTGCGTCCTACGCCGATCTGGCGCGCAAAGTGAACCTGTCCGCCCCGGCAGTGGCCGAGCGCGTGGCCAAGCTTGAAGCCGCCGGCGTGATCACCGGGTATCAGGCGAACATCGACCTGTCGAAAATCGGCTTGCCGATTCAGTGCATGATCGAATTGCGCCTGCACCAGAACGGCAGCCAGAAGGTCTACGACGAACTGGTGAAAATCCCGCAGCTGACCGAGTGCTTTCGGGTGACGGGCGATCCGTGCGTGATGATGAAAGGCGCGGTGGGCTCGATGACGGAGCTGGAAGAGTTGATCAATCGCGTGGCGAAGTTCGGCTTCAGCAAGACTTCGATTGTGTTGTCGAGCGCGATCGAGAAGCGGGTGCCGTTGAGTCATATAGAAGGCAACGGTAAGTAA
- a CDS encoding 3'-5' exonuclease: MERIAVIDFETTGLSPNSSCRATEIAVVMLENGRIVERYQSLMNAGVRVPAFIEQLTGISNAMLRSAPSAERVMEEVNEFVGCTPLVAHNASFDQKFWDFELGRIKRTRLQNFACSLLLARRLMPAAPNHKLGTLTTFARLPHTGQAHRAMADAEMAANLMAHLAEELRHKHGVRELNHDLLCKLQKVPAAKVSEHLQRYR, from the coding sequence TTGGAACGCATTGCAGTCATCGACTTTGAAACCACCGGCCTGTCGCCGAACAGCAGCTGTCGCGCCACGGAAATCGCCGTGGTCATGCTGGAAAACGGCCGTATCGTCGAGCGTTACCAGAGCCTGATGAACGCCGGCGTGCGCGTTCCTGCGTTCATCGAACAACTGACCGGCATCAGCAACGCCATGCTGCGCAGCGCGCCCTCGGCCGAGCGGGTCATGGAAGAGGTCAACGAATTCGTCGGTTGCACGCCACTGGTCGCGCACAACGCCTCGTTCGACCAGAAGTTCTGGGACTTCGAGCTTGGGCGGATCAAACGCACCCGTCTGCAGAATTTCGCCTGCTCGCTATTGCTGGCCCGCCGCCTGATGCCGGCGGCACCGAATCACAAGCTCGGCACGCTCACCACTTTCGCCCGCCTGCCACACACCGGCCAGGCGCACAGGGCAATGGCGGATGCCGAGATGGCGGCCAACCTGATGGCGCATCTGGCTGAAGAACTGCGGCACAAGCATGGGGTGCGTGAGCTGAATCACGACCTGTTGTGCAAGCTGCAGAAAGTCCCGGCGGCCAAAGTCAGCGAGCACTTGCAGCGCTACCGCTGA
- a CDS encoding NYN domain-containing protein: protein MKKIAVFADVQNLYYTVRQAYGCHFNYAALWADISKQGQIVEAYAYAIDRGDSKQQQFQQILRNLGFTVKLKPYIQRSDGSAKGDWDVGITLDIMDAADHVDEIVLASGDGDFDMLLERIISKHGVQAVAYGVPGLTANSLIRAASRYVPIEGALLLKN from the coding sequence GTGAAAAAAATCGCAGTGTTCGCCGATGTGCAGAACCTCTACTACACCGTGCGTCAGGCCTATGGTTGCCATTTCAACTACGCCGCGCTGTGGGCTGACATTAGCAAGCAAGGGCAGATCGTCGAGGCCTATGCCTACGCCATCGACCGTGGCGACAGCAAGCAGCAGCAGTTCCAGCAGATCCTGCGCAACCTCGGTTTCACCGTGAAGCTCAAACCCTATATCCAGCGCAGCGACGGCTCGGCCAAGGGCGACTGGGACGTGGGCATCACCCTCGACATCATGGACGCCGCCGACCACGTCGACGAAATCGTCCTGGCCTCCGGTGACGGCGACTTCGACATGCTGCTCGAACGCATCATCAGCAAGCACGGCGTACAGGCAGTGGCCTATGGCGTGCCGGGTCTGACCGCCAACTCGCTGATCCGCGCCGCCAGCCGTTATGTGCCGATTGAAGGCGCACTGCTGTTGAAAAACTGA
- a CDS encoding DUF2076 domain-containing protein, with amino-acid sequence MNSEEQTLIDGLFSRLQQAETEAAPRDAQAEARIKEHLTRQPAAGYFMTQAILVQEAAIKSLDEQNKQLTQQVQQLQAELQAAKSQSAAPAPAPSGGGGFLSSIFGGGSSRPASTQSAPASTGGWREPAPQQNYAAPAPQQNYAAPPPNYAQQAAPAAGSSFLGGALKTAAGVAGGVMLAQGISSLFHHNQQPEEIVEVIKEEPAQVADQSGNDWGNDQRVADNGFSGNDQGGFTDTDYSDDNSSFFDDDDSFV; translated from the coding sequence ATGAACAGCGAAGAGCAAACCCTGATCGATGGACTGTTTTCCCGGCTGCAACAGGCCGAAACGGAGGCAGCCCCGCGCGACGCCCAGGCCGAGGCGCGGATCAAGGAACACCTGACCCGCCAGCCGGCGGCAGGTTATTTCATGACCCAGGCGATTCTGGTGCAAGAGGCGGCCATCAAGAGCCTCGACGAACAGAACAAGCAGCTGACCCAGCAAGTCCAGCAATTGCAGGCTGAACTGCAAGCGGCCAAGTCCCAGAGTGCGGCCCCGGCCCCGGCGCCAAGCGGCGGCGGTGGTTTCCTGTCGAGCATCTTCGGCGGCGGCAGCTCGCGTCCAGCGTCGACCCAGAGCGCTCCGGCTTCTACCGGCGGCTGGCGTGAGCCGGCACCGCAGCAGAACTACGCTGCGCCAGCGCCACAACAGAACTATGCCGCACCACCGCCCAACTACGCGCAGCAAGCAGCTCCGGCTGCGGGCAGCAGCTTCCTCGGCGGCGCTCTGAAAACCGCCGCTGGCGTGGCCGGTGGCGTGATGCTGGCGCAGGGCATCAGCAGCCTGTTCCATCACAACCAGCAGCCTGAAGAAATTGTTGAAGTGATCAAGGAAGAGCCGGCGCAAGTGGCTGACCAGAGCGGCAACGATTGGGGCAATGACCAGCGTGTGGCCGATAACGGTTTCTCTGGCAATGACCAGGGCGGATTCACTGATACTGATTACAGCGATGACAACTCGTCGTTCTTCGATGACGACGATTCGTTCGTCTGA